One genomic window of Candidatus Baltobacteraceae bacterium includes the following:
- a CDS encoding molybdopterin cofactor-binding domain-containing protein has protein sequence MNFRVNGKQYAASPAPGQCLRTFVRDLGFFGTKKGCDGGDCGACTVWVDGKPVHSCLYPAVRADGKSVTTIEGLASPDGTLHPMQQAFLDAQAFQCGYCTAGMIMTGASLTDEQKHDLPRALKGNLCRCTGYGAIRDAFAGQTNVKRDDAGKSQGESVPNPFARDIVTGHARYTSDIPLPEGILHLKVLRSPHAYARITSIDKSKALGVPGVVDVFTWEDVPRKLFTTAIHEDNRVDPDDTYVLDNVARFVGQRIAAVVADTEAAAEEGVRKLEVGYEVLPAVFDPEEAMLPGAPRLHDKGEFSRAMHPEQNIFLELHGEVGNVERGFAAADAIYEDTYFAPRQQHVHLETMQAISWRGDDGRYHIRTSVQGPFIVKSKLCFIFGLNLSDVHVFCERVGGGFGGKQDMMSEDLPLLATLKTGRPVKWEFTREEQFIGATTKHPVKIHLKLGAKKDGTLTAMQYRVVSNTGAYGNHGGETLANGMSGPWALYKCPNKKGDGYAVYTNTHCGGGFRGYGTSQTTFAIESAIDELAHSLGIDPIAMRRKNMVGAYDNLQAVFEEVSDLTISSYGLDQCVDAIEDGLRSGRGKKKPDGEHWLEGNGMAITMLDCVPPTEQRSGSEIELLENGSYHFTVGSTEIGNGLVTAQQQIVAQIMGCSTSRVSVLNADTDKTPYDSGTFASVGMMVPAKAVELAATALREKILGYASRATGEKLEHCRIEDDRVICGRHKMPLTELRAKGVQEGVDFRAFRKAYGAPRTVSFMAYGVRLAVHRITGEIAILYSAQAVDAGVVMNPHQLRGQVVGGVVMGIGYALQEKMVYDAAGAVVNPTLRNYRIPAIADAPETEVFFANTHDKIGPLGTKSVAENTNNAIPPAIGNALRNATGVRFTSLPFTEDRIFEKLSAR, from the coding sequence GTGAACTTCCGCGTAAACGGTAAGCAGTACGCCGCGTCGCCGGCACCGGGGCAGTGTCTGCGCACGTTCGTGCGCGACCTCGGGTTTTTCGGCACGAAAAAGGGCTGCGACGGCGGCGACTGCGGGGCGTGCACGGTCTGGGTGGACGGCAAGCCCGTCCACAGTTGCCTCTACCCTGCAGTTCGCGCCGACGGCAAGTCGGTCACGACGATCGAGGGCCTCGCCAGTCCCGATGGCACGCTGCATCCAATGCAGCAGGCGTTTCTAGACGCGCAGGCGTTTCAGTGCGGTTATTGCACCGCCGGTATGATCATGACGGGCGCGTCGCTGACCGACGAACAAAAGCACGACCTTCCGCGCGCGCTCAAGGGGAATCTCTGCCGCTGCACCGGTTACGGTGCGATCCGCGACGCGTTCGCCGGACAAACGAACGTCAAACGCGACGACGCGGGCAAATCGCAAGGCGAGAGCGTGCCCAATCCGTTCGCGCGCGACATCGTGACGGGGCACGCGCGTTACACCAGCGACATTCCGCTGCCCGAGGGCATTTTGCACCTCAAGGTGCTGCGTTCGCCGCACGCGTACGCGCGCATTACGTCGATCGACAAGTCGAAAGCGCTCGGCGTGCCCGGCGTCGTCGACGTCTTTACGTGGGAAGACGTACCCCGCAAGCTCTTCACGACGGCCATTCACGAAGACAACCGCGTGGATCCCGACGATACCTACGTGCTCGACAACGTCGCGCGCTTCGTCGGCCAGCGCATCGCAGCGGTCGTCGCCGATACCGAAGCGGCTGCCGAGGAGGGCGTGCGCAAGCTCGAGGTAGGGTATGAAGTTCTCCCCGCCGTTTTCGATCCCGAAGAAGCGATGCTGCCCGGCGCGCCGCGCCTGCACGATAAGGGCGAGTTTTCCCGCGCAATGCATCCCGAGCAAAACATTTTTCTCGAACTGCACGGCGAGGTAGGTAACGTCGAAAGGGGCTTCGCAGCAGCCGACGCGATCTACGAAGACACGTACTTTGCTCCGCGCCAGCAGCACGTCCACCTCGAGACGATGCAGGCGATCAGCTGGCGGGGCGACGACGGCCGTTACCACATTCGCACCAGCGTCCAAGGCCCGTTTATCGTCAAGTCCAAGCTGTGCTTCATCTTCGGACTCAACCTGAGCGACGTGCACGTTTTCTGCGAACGCGTGGGCGGCGGCTTTGGCGGCAAGCAAGACATGATGAGCGAGGATTTGCCGCTGCTCGCCACGCTCAAGACCGGACGTCCCGTGAAGTGGGAGTTCACCCGCGAAGAGCAGTTCATCGGCGCGACCACCAAACACCCCGTGAAGATTCACCTGAAGCTCGGCGCGAAAAAAGACGGCACGCTCACGGCCATGCAATATCGCGTCGTTTCGAACACGGGCGCGTACGGAAATCACGGCGGCGAGACGCTTGCGAACGGCATGTCGGGCCCGTGGGCGCTCTACAAGTGTCCCAATAAAAAGGGCGACGGTTACGCCGTCTACACCAACACGCACTGCGGCGGCGGCTTCCGAGGATACGGCACGTCGCAAACGACCTTTGCAATAGAATCCGCGATCGACGAGCTCGCACATTCCCTGGGCATCGATCCTATCGCAATGCGCCGCAAGAACATGGTGGGCGCCTACGACAACCTTCAAGCGGTGTTCGAGGAAGTGAGCGATCTCACGATCAGCAGCTACGGCTTGGATCAATGCGTCGATGCAATCGAGGACGGCTTGCGCAGCGGTCGAGGGAAGAAGAAGCCCGACGGCGAGCATTGGCTCGAGGGCAACGGCATGGCGATCACGATGCTCGACTGCGTGCCGCCCACGGAGCAGCGTTCCGGTTCCGAAATCGAGCTTCTCGAAAACGGAAGCTATCACTTCACCGTCGGATCGACGGAGATCGGCAATGGACTCGTCACGGCGCAGCAGCAGATCGTCGCACAGATCATGGGTTGCTCGACCTCGCGCGTTTCGGTGCTCAACGCCGATACCGACAAAACGCCGTACGATAGCGGTACGTTTGCCAGCGTCGGCATGATGGTGCCGGCGAAGGCCGTCGAGCTCGCCGCAACAGCCCTTCGCGAAAAAATTCTCGGATATGCCAGCCGCGCGACCGGCGAAAAACTCGAGCACTGCCGCATCGAGGATGACCGCGTCATTTGCGGCCGTCACAAGATGCCGCTCACCGAGCTTCGCGCCAAAGGCGTGCAAGAAGGGGTCGATTTCCGGGCGTTCCGCAAAGCGTACGGCGCACCGCGAACCGTTTCGTTCATGGCGTACGGCGTTCGTCTTGCCGTGCATCGAATCACGGGCGAGATCGCGATCCTCTACAGCGCGCAGGCCGTCGATGCGGGCGTCGTCATGAATCCGCACCAGCTGCGCGGTCAGGTCGTGGGCGGCGTCGTAATGGGCATCGGCTATGCGCTGCAGGAGAAGATGGTGTACGATGCGGCCGGAGCGGTCGTCAATCCCACCTTGCGCAACTATCGTATACCTGCAATCGCCGACGCTCCCGAGACGGAGGTCTTCTTCGCGAACACCCACGACAAAATTGGTCCTCTGGGCACGAAGTCCGTCGCGGAGAATACCAACAACGCGATTCCGCCGGCCATCGGCAACGCGCTGCGTAATGCCACCGGCGTGCGCTTCACGTCACTCCCGTTTACCGAAGACCGAATCTTCGAAAAGCTTAGCGCGCGCTAG
- a CDS encoding SRPBCC family protein: MKTFGVSRSTAASPQTLWRLWADANNWSAWNSGIRSAQVDGPISDGVRGVMTTNRGSVHDVTFHSVIAGQGFSLSMAGPPLTTITFSCDIVPDGQGSTIAQNVAFAGPLGFLFGAMMGAEMAKHFVSVLDDLARTAEAQS; encoded by the coding sequence ATGAAGACCTTTGGCGTTTCACGTTCGACGGCGGCGTCGCCGCAGACGCTCTGGAGGCTCTGGGCCGACGCCAATAACTGGAGCGCGTGGAACTCGGGAATACGCTCCGCGCAGGTCGACGGGCCGATTTCCGACGGCGTCAGAGGCGTTATGACCACGAATCGCGGCAGCGTCCACGACGTAACGTTTCACAGCGTGATTGCAGGGCAAGGCTTCAGCCTCTCGATGGCGGGTCCGCCGCTGACCACGATCACGTTTTCGTGCGACATCGTACCCGACGGTCAGGGCAGCACGATCGCGCAGAACGTCGCGTTTGCCGGTCCGCTGGGCTTTCTCTTCGGTGCGATGATGGGCGCCGAAATGGCCAAGCACTTCGTGTCCGTGCTCGACGATCTCGCTCGTACCGCCGAAGCGCAGTCATAA
- a CDS encoding FAD binding domain-containing protein has product MNLNTVTEVKRPRSLDEIQGWRAGNAWLAGGTWLFSEPQVHTDTLIDLETLDWPSLIASDDGLEIAATCKIAELYAYEPPKEWPAGGLIGECCRSFLSSFKIWNEATIGGNIVMSLPAGPMISLTVALEAEYELWPRDGGARRVPAAEFVNGNHANVLAPGELLRAIRVRSDVLRKRHAFRRASLTHLGRSSVLLIGTLGDNGVLVTITAATVKPVQISFEKAMSERDLRAAIDAAIAPDVYLDDVHGSPAHRRHLTYHFAKEICGELFA; this is encoded by the coding sequence GTGAATCTCAACACCGTTACCGAGGTGAAGCGGCCGCGCAGCCTCGATGAGATCCAAGGTTGGCGCGCCGGCAACGCGTGGCTTGCCGGCGGAACGTGGCTATTTTCCGAGCCGCAGGTGCATACCGACACGCTCATCGATCTCGAAACGCTCGATTGGCCGTCGCTGATCGCAAGTGACGACGGTCTCGAAATCGCCGCAACCTGCAAAATTGCCGAGCTGTACGCGTACGAGCCGCCCAAAGAGTGGCCGGCCGGCGGCCTCATCGGCGAATGTTGCCGCTCCTTTCTCTCGTCGTTCAAGATTTGGAACGAAGCGACGATCGGCGGCAACATCGTCATGTCGCTCCCGGCCGGCCCGATGATCTCGCTGACCGTCGCGCTGGAAGCCGAGTACGAGCTCTGGCCGCGCGACGGCGGCGCGCGCCGAGTCCCCGCGGCAGAGTTCGTCAACGGTAATCATGCCAACGTGCTCGCTCCCGGCGAACTGCTTCGCGCGATTCGGGTCAGGAGCGACGTGCTGAGGAAGCGGCACGCGTTCCGCCGAGCATCGCTCACGCATCTCGGGCGCTCGTCGGTGCTGTTGATCGGCACGCTTGGCGACAACGGCGTGCTGGTTACCATCACGGCCGCGACCGTCAAGCCGGTGCAGATTTCGTTTGAAAAAGCGATGAGCGAACGCGATCTGCGAGCGGCGATCGACGCCGCCATCGCTCCGGACGTCTATCTCGACGACGTCCACGGCTCGCCGGCGCACCGCCGTCACCTCACCTATCACTTTGCCAAAGAAATCTGCGGGGAGCTCTTCGCGTGA
- a CDS encoding NTP transferase domain-containing protein — MNYVVLAAGESGRMGFDKTTTRLGETTPLERIAHALGKRRTILVVPTRLRAFASEMMPHAEVVTNDEPRRGMTHSLRIGLSAVPTSEPFGVLLGDMPAMTEATIAQTEALLGDGIDVAFPVRADGVPGHPVLFSARSRAVVDSLREGDTLRHARDDASLVRATWICTGASAFLDLDVPAEWEAFRA, encoded by the coding sequence GTGAACTACGTCGTGCTGGCGGCCGGCGAATCCGGGCGCATGGGCTTCGATAAAACGACGACGCGCCTGGGCGAAACGACGCCGCTCGAACGCATCGCTCATGCGCTCGGCAAACGACGCACGATCCTGGTCGTTCCGACCCGGCTGCGCGCGTTCGCCTCAGAGATGATGCCGCACGCCGAGGTCGTGACCAACGACGAACCGCGACGCGGAATGACGCATTCTCTGCGCATTGGTTTGAGCGCGGTTCCCACGAGCGAGCCGTTCGGCGTGCTGCTGGGCGACATGCCGGCAATGACCGAAGCGACGATCGCGCAGACCGAGGCGCTGCTCGGCGACGGCATCGACGTGGCCTTTCCGGTTCGCGCAGACGGGGTACCAGGTCACCCGGTACTCTTCTCCGCGCGGTCGCGGGCAGTCGTCGACTCGTTGCGCGAAGGCGATACCTTGCGGCACGCGCGCGACGACGCGTCGCTGGTTCGTGCGACGTGGATCTGCACTGGCGCGTCGGCGTTTCTCGATCTCGACGTTCCCGCGGAGTGGGAGGCGTTTCGTGCGTGA
- a CDS encoding DUF4440 domain-containing protein: MRTLFALAAIVFCCAAAAAPSDVAQIRALRLENNRAIFERDVAALRKPWKANIHLLESDGSEWTGADQLAKSYATVEFKDPNFVEYVRIPTSIRIAANGKHAAERGEWTAINRAPERVRSGTYLASWEKTAGTWKIVYEAYVALDFVPQSVADVLHPLATLRLGGTPDWLAVTPDSVWVANDALKSIQRVDLAANALVARVRLPAEPCSGLVFGFGSLWVPLCGSHPSLARIDPRHNTVAALLPIGPAFSEGGITASDDSVWLVVNDGVLARIDPATNRIRQTVAVPPGSYNPLFADGIVWVTSGKRNLLTGVDSASGKMVSTIPVGLKPRFLAAGDGLVWTLNQGDGTVSKVDARAKRLIANVQTLIPGGGGEITYGAGAAWATIVGVPLTQIDSATNAVRHWGGRGGDAVRYGAGSIWLTDYHDGLLWRFAAPQKSSRPVL, translated from the coding sequence ATGCGGACTCTTTTTGCGTTGGCGGCTATTGTTTTTTGTTGCGCAGCCGCTGCCGCCCCTTCGGACGTCGCGCAAATCCGTGCCCTGCGGCTTGAGAACAACCGCGCTATCTTCGAGCGCGACGTCGCCGCGTTGCGCAAACCGTGGAAGGCGAATATACATCTTCTCGAAAGCGATGGAAGTGAGTGGACCGGTGCTGATCAGTTGGCCAAAAGCTACGCCACCGTTGAGTTCAAGGACCCGAACTTCGTCGAGTACGTTCGCATTCCAACGAGTATCAGGATCGCCGCGAACGGCAAGCACGCGGCCGAGCGCGGGGAGTGGACGGCAATAAACAGGGCGCCCGAGCGAGTGCGGTCGGGCACGTATCTCGCATCCTGGGAGAAGACCGCCGGCACGTGGAAAATCGTTTACGAGGCCTACGTTGCGTTGGACTTCGTTCCGCAAAGCGTCGCGGACGTTTTACATCCGCTGGCCACGCTCCGCCTCGGCGGCACTCCGGATTGGCTTGCGGTCACGCCGGATTCCGTGTGGGTCGCAAACGACGCACTCAAATCGATTCAGCGCGTGGACCTCGCCGCGAACGCACTCGTCGCTCGTGTCAGGCTGCCGGCTGAACCATGTTCGGGGCTCGTCTTCGGATTCGGAAGTTTGTGGGTGCCGCTCTGCGGCTCGCATCCTTCGCTCGCACGCATCGACCCCCGGCACAATACCGTAGCCGCGCTTCTTCCCATCGGGCCGGCCTTCTCCGAGGGAGGAATAACGGCGAGCGACGACAGCGTATGGCTGGTCGTCAACGACGGCGTGCTGGCTCGTATCGATCCGGCGACGAATCGCATCCGCCAAACCGTAGCGGTTCCTCCGGGCTCCTATAATCCACTATTTGCCGACGGCATCGTTTGGGTTACCAGCGGTAAGCGCAACCTCTTGACGGGGGTCGATTCGGCCAGCGGAAAAATGGTATCGACCATTCCCGTAGGTCTCAAGCCACGTTTCCTCGCCGCCGGTGACGGGCTGGTATGGACGCTCAATCAAGGTGATGGCACGGTCAGTAAGGTTGACGCGCGTGCCAAACGTTTGATCGCAAACGTTCAAACGCTGATACCAGGCGGCGGTGGGGAGATAACTTACGGCGCAGGCGCGGCGTGGGCGACGATCGTCGGCGTTCCCTTGACGCAAATCGACTCCGCGACCAACGCGGTTCGCCACTGGGGCGGTCGTGGCGGGGACGCCGTCCGCTATGGCGCCGGTTCGATCTGGCTCACCGACTATCACGATGGCTTGTTGTGGCGATTCGCGGCGCCGCAAAAATCGAGCAGACCTGTCTTGTGA
- a CDS encoding alpha/beta fold hydrolase produces the protein MLALIFATTIAGSVPFSLQDHRIFVSATIGNAGPFAMIVDTGSSGLVVTPDVARRIGLAGKPAGYMTGAGSGRVAATAVTVRGLRLGSVRFDAAQAFVGDLSAIRKAIGFKRLDGVIGYDQFKNLRMLVDADRRRLTFSSAPLTVPATAAVTPFTVDGGLPFVAAAVDGVHGTFLVDTGDRSQLTLFKPFAQANDFFAFATVRNALTGQGVGGPLYADLLRTTLQAFNTTSTGVPTRLPVASKGAFASADYAGSIGYGFLERFNVVFDYPDRRIVSWSAQHAPADTSLFHVTEIPPAPADRLVRHALFGAAAMQKPGGVTLTFVPQGGAAYVAGLRTGDVLQQMGERAIVTTADYYTAVHDARAGTPIDVTFVRKSVSQHATITLGTASNEADPTVKTIYQSVDVDDSLRRTIVTVPQSASGKLPAVLIIGGIGCFSVDVASNPNDAYLHVAHDLSRAGFAVMRLEKSGIGDSQGPPCAKVDFEAERRGYEAALQSLASNELVDPKRVYLFGHSIGSVIAPQLATTNRVAGIIVAEAVGRDWPEYEIRNLRRQLELGGETPANVDRLLLEKTRCMQMLLFENQPEATIESTMPQCGAHNGVYPVDPWYVRQVARLNVIEPWTRVNVPVLAIYGTADVVTERADHERIVDIVNAGHSGFASFVAIDNMSHLLAVAASAKDAAAADTNGTPQTYDQELSKTIIEWLSHS, from the coding sequence ATGTTAGCGCTAATCTTTGCGACCACGATCGCCGGCAGCGTTCCGTTCTCGCTGCAAGACCACCGCATCTTCGTCAGCGCCACGATCGGCAACGCCGGGCCGTTCGCGATGATCGTCGACACGGGATCGTCGGGTTTGGTCGTAACGCCCGACGTAGCGCGACGTATCGGGCTCGCCGGAAAGCCGGCCGGCTACATGACGGGCGCGGGAAGCGGTCGCGTCGCCGCCACCGCGGTCACCGTGCGCGGGCTGCGGCTGGGCAGCGTGCGCTTCGACGCGGCACAAGCCTTCGTCGGCGATCTGTCGGCGATTCGAAAGGCGATTGGCTTCAAACGCCTCGACGGCGTCATCGGCTACGACCAGTTCAAGAACCTTCGCATGCTCGTCGACGCGGATCGACGGCGCTTGACGTTTTCGAGCGCGCCGCTGACCGTACCGGCGACCGCGGCGGTGACGCCGTTTACGGTCGATGGCGGATTACCGTTCGTTGCGGCCGCGGTCGACGGCGTGCATGGCACGTTTCTCGTCGATACCGGGGACCGCTCGCAGCTCACCCTGTTTAAGCCGTTCGCGCAAGCCAACGACTTCTTTGCGTTTGCGACCGTGCGCAACGCCCTGACCGGTCAAGGCGTCGGCGGTCCACTTTACGCCGACCTGCTGCGCACCACGCTCCAAGCTTTCAATACGACCTCGACCGGCGTTCCGACGCGCTTGCCGGTCGCGTCGAAGGGTGCTTTTGCAAGCGCCGATTATGCGGGCAGCATCGGCTACGGCTTCCTCGAGCGCTTCAACGTCGTCTTCGACTATCCGGATCGGCGCATCGTCTCGTGGTCCGCGCAGCATGCGCCGGCGGACACGTCGCTCTTTCACGTGACGGAGATTCCGCCGGCGCCGGCCGATCGACTCGTACGGCATGCGCTGTTCGGTGCGGCGGCGATGCAAAAGCCCGGCGGCGTAACGTTGACCTTCGTCCCACAAGGCGGCGCGGCGTATGTTGCCGGTTTGCGCACGGGCGACGTGCTGCAGCAGATGGGAGAACGTGCGATCGTGACGACGGCCGACTATTACACGGCCGTACACGACGCACGCGCCGGCACGCCGATCGACGTCACGTTCGTTCGCAAGAGCGTATCGCAACACGCAACCATCACGCTAGGCACGGCGTCGAACGAAGCCGACCCCACCGTGAAAACGATTTACCAAAGCGTCGACGTCGACGACTCGCTGCGCCGCACGATCGTCACCGTGCCGCAAAGCGCGAGCGGGAAGCTGCCCGCCGTACTGATTATCGGCGGCATCGGCTGCTTCTCGGTCGACGTCGCTTCCAATCCCAACGACGCGTACCTGCACGTCGCACACGACCTGTCGCGCGCCGGTTTCGCGGTCATGCGGCTGGAGAAGAGCGGCATCGGCGACAGTCAGGGGCCACCGTGCGCGAAGGTCGATTTTGAAGCGGAACGCCGCGGCTACGAAGCTGCGCTGCAATCGCTCGCATCCAACGAGCTCGTCGATCCCAAACGCGTCTATCTCTTTGGGCACAGCATCGGTTCCGTGATCGCACCCCAGTTGGCGACGACAAATCGCGTTGCCGGGATCATCGTCGCAGAGGCGGTCGGGCGCGATTGGCCCGAATACGAAATTCGCAATCTCCGGCGCCAACTCGAGCTGGGCGGCGAAACGCCTGCCAACGTCGATCGCCTGCTGCTCGAAAAGACGCGCTGCATGCAGATGCTGCTCTTTGAAAACCAGCCCGAAGCGACGATCGAATCCACGATGCCCCAATGCGGCGCGCACAACGGTGTCTATCCCGTCGATCCGTGGTACGTGCGGCAAGTGGCTCGGCTCAACGTCATCGAGCCGTGGACGCGCGTCAACGTTCCGGTGTTGGCCATATACGGCACCGCCGACGTCGTTACCGAACGCGCCGACCACGAACGCATCGTCGACATCGTCAACGCGGGGCATTCCGGTTTCGCGTCGTTCGTCGCAATCGACAACATGTCACATTTGCTCGCCGTCGCCGCCTCGGCGAAGGACGCTGCGGCCGCAGACACCAACGGTACGCCCCAAACATATGACCAGGAGCTGAGCAAGACGATCATCGAATGGCTAAGCCACTCCTAA
- a CDS encoding XdhC family protein, producing the protein MRDVYREIAARLRDGFSFAVATLVSTRNAAPAPIGTSLLVASDGSFLGNVGAGCHEGELVEAARATLRDGRARTIDFDLADELLDGSACGAAMTVVVWRPGAAFESLAQRIAEGLEDVEYDCDGHGVIVPAQRSLLVVGATDLAAQLSALAQAADFTVTVVDPRAEFATSKRLPNVDRLVVAWPQDALPELLPQADAIVVVSHDAKIDLPALRCALDTDVAYIGVLGSRRNQRYRREVLAQDGYDDASLDRIAGPTGLDIGAVTNGQVACSILAEVLTVLNGRSGLPLRETSGRISGPQPQPSAR; encoded by the coding sequence GTGCGTGACGTCTATCGCGAAATAGCTGCACGCCTGCGCGACGGGTTCTCGTTTGCGGTCGCGACGCTGGTTTCGACGCGCAACGCCGCGCCTGCGCCCATTGGGACGTCGCTGCTCGTCGCGTCCGACGGATCGTTTCTCGGTAACGTCGGCGCGGGTTGTCACGAGGGCGAGCTGGTCGAAGCCGCGCGCGCGACCTTGCGCGACGGTCGGGCGCGGACGATCGATTTCGATCTCGCCGACGAACTGCTCGACGGCTCTGCTTGCGGCGCAGCGATGACTGTCGTTGTTTGGAGGCCCGGCGCAGCGTTCGAATCACTCGCACAACGGATCGCGGAGGGACTAGAAGACGTGGAATACGATTGCGACGGTCACGGAGTCATCGTTCCAGCGCAGCGGTCGTTGCTCGTCGTGGGAGCGACGGATTTAGCCGCGCAACTCTCGGCGCTGGCGCAAGCGGCGGACTTCACGGTCACCGTCGTCGATCCGCGAGCGGAGTTTGCGACGTCGAAGCGGCTTCCGAACGTCGATCGTCTCGTGGTGGCGTGGCCGCAAGACGCGCTGCCGGAGTTGCTGCCGCAAGCCGATGCGATCGTCGTCGTCTCGCACGACGCCAAGATCGATTTGCCGGCGCTTCGCTGCGCGCTCGACACCGACGTCGCTTACATCGGAGTGCTGGGAAGCCGGCGCAACCAACGTTACCGGCGCGAAGTGCTCGCGCAGGACGGCTACGATGACGCGAGCTTGGATCGAATTGCGGGACCGACCGGCCTCGACATCGGCGCGGTGACGAACGGCCAAGTGGCGTGTTCGATTCTCGCTGAGGTGCTGACCGTCCTCAACGGACGCAGCGGTCTACCGTTGCGCGAGACGTCGGGCCGCATCAGCGGCCCGCAACCGCAACCTAGCGCGCGCTAA